The following nucleotide sequence is from Candidatus Omnitrophota bacterium.
CCTCGTTCGCAACGAGGAGGCCAGCGGTTCGATCCCGCTCAGGTCCATGTGAAATTTCATTAATAAAATTTCACATGGATGCCGAAATAATGTATTTCGGCCCCACCCAAATATTTTCGCCGAGCAATGAAAAATCTCAAAAATTTCTTATCCTTATTGATTTTTCTTTCTTTAGTCTCTGTTTGTATATTTCTGCCTAAAATCTTTAAGACGTCTTGCATAGAAGCAAATGAAAATTTAAAAGAAGCATCCTTCTATAAAAAACTGGATAAGGGTGTTGTGCAATGCCAGCTTTGCCCGCGTACCTGTGTAATCCCCGACGGAAAACGTGGATTTTGCGGGACAAGAGAGAATCATAAAGGCGTTTTGTATACTCTTGTTTACGCCAAGCCGGTTACAATTACATTTGATGATCCTATTGAGAAAAAACCTTTTTTCCACTTTTTGCCTGCAACTAAAACATTCTCAATTGCAACAGCAGGTTGTAATTTGAAATGTAAATTCTGCCAGAATTGGGAGATTTCACAAAAGCTTCCCGAAGAGGTTGAATATTTTTATATTGAGCCAGAGAACCTAGTTAAGAAATTGATTGAGTCTGGGAGGCCAAGCATTGCCTATACATATTCAGAGCCAACTATATTCTTTGAATATATGCTTGAAACAGCAAAGCTAGCCAAACAGCATGGGATTAAAAATGTGATGCATTCAAATGGCTTTATTAATGAAGCTCCTTTAAGAGAATTGGCAAAATATCTTGATGCAGCAGATATTGATTTGAAAGGCTTCACCGATGATTATTATAAGAGTATTTGCGAAGGAAGACTTGATCCTGTGCTTAGGAGTTTAAAGATTTTAAAAGATGAAGGCGTGCATATTGAGATTACTAATTTGATTCTTCCGGGGTATAATGATAATGAGGATGAGATAAGAAAGATGTGTTTATGGATTAAAGAAAACCTTGGAGAAGATACGCCGCTTCATTTCTCAAGATTTTTTCCAACTTACAAGCTTATCGCACTTAACCCTACCCCCGCGCAAACTTTGGAGAATGCGCATAGGATAGCGCTGGGCTGCGGGTTAAAGTACGTTTACATAGGAAATCTTCCCGGGAATCCGGCGGAAAATACTTTTTGCCCGAAATGCAAGAAAATTATCATTGAGCGAAAAGGGTATTTTGTAGCGCAGAATAATATTATTGACGGAAAATGTAAGTTTTGCAAAGAGGAGATTAAAGGTGTTTGGAATTAGTAAAAAACTTTTAATTTGTAGTTTTTTATTTTGTGCCTTGTGCCTTGTATCTTGTGCCTGTTTTGCCCAAGTTTGCAAAGAGCCTAATGTAGCAGGGGCATTTTATCCTGACAATAAAGAACAGCTATCTAAATTAATAGGTATCTTTCTTAATAACGCTAACCCTGAAAAAATAGACGCAGAAGTGCTTGCGATAATTTGCCCTCACGCTGGATATGGTTTTTCCGGGCAGACGGCAGCCTTTGGTTATAAATTAATAAAAGATAAGCCTTATAAGACGGTTGTGATTTTAGGGACCAGCCACCAATATGGATTTAGTGGAGTTTCAATTTATAAAGAAGGCAAGTTCAGGACTCCTTTAGGGGATGTTGAAGTAGACAATGAATTTACTAAAAAATTACTCGATAAAGAAGAAGAGGTTTCATATTTGCCGCAGGCTTTTGATAAAGAGCATTCCGTTGAAGTACAAATTCCATTTTTACAGAAAACATTAAGCGATTTTAAGATTGTCCCTGTTGTGATAGGCGATTGTTCTTTTTCTACGATTCAGAGGTTTGCAGGGCTCTTAAAGGGCGCTATTGGAGAACGCAATGATTGTTTGATAGTTGTATCAAGCGATATGTATCACGGTTATGATTTTGAGCAAGCACAGGTAGTTGATAACCTGACGTTGACTTTTTTGGTAAATATGGATGCCCAGGGTTTATACGACGGCCTTAGGGAAAATAAACTACAGCTATGCGGGGGGTTTGGCGCTGTCGCCGCATTACTGTTATCTAAAGATCTTGGGTTTGATAATTTAACTGTTTTAAAATATACAAATTCTGCAATAGTAACGGATAAGCGCGTTAAGGGGAATTGGACGGTAGGTTACACAAGTTGTGTAATATCCAAGCCTAAAGAGGCCATTATACAGAAAAAAGGAGAGCAGGCAATGCTAAATAAAGAGCAGAGAAAAAAGTTGCTGGAAATTGCCAGGGAATCCATAGAAACTTATCTTAAGACAAACAAAAAATTAGAATTAACTCAAACGGACCCAATTTTACTCAAAGATTTTGGTGCTTTTGTTACTTTGCATGAAAAAGGAGAATTGCGTGGTTGTATAGGCAACCTCGTCGGAACACAGCCGCTTTATCTGACAATAAGAGATATGGCTGTTGAATCGGCAACCGGAGACCCGCGTTTTCCCAGTGTTGAATTGCCGGAACTAAAAGACATAGAAATAGAAATTTCCGTGCTTAGCCCTATGGAAAAGATTGATTCAGCTGAAAAAATACAATTAGGAGTGCATGGAGTGTTGGTGAAAAAAGGATTTAGAAGTGGCGTATTTTTACCTCAAGTAGCTACTGAAACCGGTTGGTCAAAAGAAGAATTTCTATCAAACCTTTGCAGCCAGAAAGCCGGTCTTTCTCCTGATGCCTGGAAAGACAAATCTTGCGAAATATATATCTTTACTGCCGAGGTATTCTCAGAGAAGGAAAAATAATTTGTTAAATATCGTGATTAGCCTATTTATTTCAGGAATTTTATTCGGCTCAGGGCCGTGCCTAATTAGTTGCGGGCCGGTACTTTTATCGTATATTGTCGGAACCAACAAAAATATCGTTAGAAGCTTTAGGACATATTTTTTATTTTCTTTGGCCCGAGCTTTTATTTATTGCCTTTTTGGTATAATTGCATATTTCTTGGGGAACTTTACTCCCGCATATTTATTTTCAGGTTTTACAAAATATATAGTGATATTGGGGGTAGGTTTTATTGTATTAATTGGGGTTTTAATGATTGTTGGAGTAGAGTCGCATATATTTAGCGCTTTTTTGTGTAAACATATTTTAGAGCGGGATACTAAAAGCATCGTTATATTAGGATTAATAGCAGGTATTTTACCTTGCGCGCCATTGTTAGCAGTATTATCTTATATTGGTTTGGTTTCTAAGAGTTGGTATTTTGCTTTTGTTTACAGCTTATCTTTTGGTTTAGGGACGACATTGTCTTTACTCTTGCCGCTTTCGATGGGGGCTGGATTAATTCCGCGTTTTAAAGTGCAAGAGAAAAAGGTTTATTCTAGGATTCTCTCAATATTATGCGGCAGTATCCTTATTTTTTTCGCAATTCAGTTGTTAAGGAGGATTTTATAAAATGAATAGATTCTTTTCAAGTATAAAGAATATTTCACACGATAAAATTTTAATTAATGATGGCGAGCAGGTGCATCATATTAAGGATGTTTTGCGCATGAAAGAAAAAGAGAAAATAGCGGTTTTTGATGAAAACGGTAACGAATATTTATCGGAAATTTCTGAAATCACAGAGAATGGAATTTCAGCAAATATTCTTCAAAGAAAATCTTCAAAATTAAATAAAAACGAGATTAAGCTTACTGTTGCCTGTGCAATCCCAAAGAAATCAAAGATAGACGATATTATTGATAAGTTGACGCAGCTTAGGGTTGAAAGAATTATTCCTCTTGAAACTGAGCGGGTAATTATCAAGATTGATAAAAGCAAAAGCCAAATGCGCCATAAACGTTGGGAGAAGATTGCTTTAAGTGCTGCAAAACAGAGTCAGCGAACAAGTATTCCCGTTGTTGATCCTGTAACTACTTTTGATGGGTTGTTAAAGATTTCAGCAAACTTTGAAGTAAAATTAATTCCAAACTTATGCTCGGAATGCAAAACATTAAAGGAAGCAGTAAAATGTGCGCAAGGTAAAAGTGTTTTAGTGCTTATCGGCCCGGAGGGAGATTTTAGTAAAGAAGAAGTTAAAAAAGCAAAGAGTTTTGGTTTTATCCCGGTTTCTTTAGGTGGATCTGTGCTGCGGGTTGAAACTGCGGCAGTTGCCGCTGCCAGTTTCATTAAACTATATGAAGACAATTAAATTATATACTCTCGGCTGCAAAGTTAATCAATACGATACCCAAAGTATCCGAGAGAGATTTTTATCTCGTGGCTTTAAAGAATTAAAAGAGGGCTTGCCTGCGGATTACTGCCTTATTAATACATGCACAGTTACGTCTATCGCTGACCGTAAATCAAAAGAAAGAATCCTGCGTTGCATAAGAGAGAATCCTAAAGCAAAGTTAATTGTTACGGGATGCCTTGTTGAAAACAATCCTCATGCTTTAGCTAAAATTAAAGGGATAAGATTAATTGTCGGTAAGAATTTTTTCTCCGAAGGAATAAGCGATTTTGCCCGGCATACCCGCGCTTTCTTAAAAATTCAAGATGGTTGCAATAATTTTTGTTCTTATTGCAAGGTTCCGTTAGTGCGTGGAGCTTCCCGGAGTAGAAAGCTAGATGGTATTGTAAGGGAGGCGCAGGCTTTAGCCGAAAAAGGTTTTAAAGAAATTGTTTTAACCGGAATCTGTCTTGGTGCATATGGAAAAGATTTGCGGCCAAAGTTAAATTTAGTGCAAGTAATTGAAGCGTTGGAGAAAATTGAAGGAATTATCCGTATTAGGTTAAGTTCTATTGAAGCAACAGATGTAACAGATGAGTTAATTAAGAAAATGGCAGAGTCTAAAAAGTTATGCCGGCATTTACATATTCCTATGCAAAGTGGAGATGACGGAATTTTAAAAAAAATGAACCGTAAATATATACATAGGGATTATGTAAAATTAATTAAGAAAATAAAAACAGCTGTGCCTCAGATTGGGATTACTACTGATATATTGGTGGGTTTCCCCGGGGAGAGTAAAACAGCTTTTGAAAATAGCATAAAATTAATTAAAGAAGTTACACCTTTAAGAACACACGTCTTCCCTTATTCTTCAAGAGAGGGGACAAGGGCAGTTTGTTTAGAAAATAAGCTTAATAGAAAAGAGTTAGAAGAGAGATTGAAGGAAATTAGAGAAGTTGCTCGGGTTTGCGCGGAAAGATTTAGGAAGAGTTTTATCGGAAAACGGATGAAGGTTCTTATTGAGGCAAGGGCTAAAGATAACCCGGAATATTGGGAGGGCTATAGCGATAATTATCTAAAGGTGGTTGTTAAGTCAAAACTTAACCTGAAGAATAAATTAGTAAAGGCCAAAATAGGAAAACTAGGGGACACATCCTAAAGCAGGATGTGTCCCTAATAGCTTGAAATACACTCACGCATGTGGTATACTTAATTAAGATTATAGATACTTATATGCGCCATTTTGGAATAGGGGCAACAAGAACGTATTTATAAAACATTCATAGATTCAAATAGTTACAAATTATTATTAAGATTATAAAACCTATTCTCTAGAAAATGGAGAATAGGTTTTTTTATGCTTGACAAGCTTGAAGGGGGGTGGTATAAAATCAGCAGAAGGTGACAAGCGCTGTAAGTGCCTCTTACAACTGAAATAGAAGTTATAATAATTTAATCAAAGAGGTAAGCGTGGTATCAAGTCAAATTTTCCTTTAGGGAGGAGGTAGTGAAAATGAAAAACAGAAAAGGTTTTACGTTAGTCGAAATCATGATCGTAGTTGCAATTATCGCTTTATTAGCAGCTATCGCTATACCTAACTTGCTACGTGCAAGAGTTAATGCTAATCAAGCAGCAGCTCAAGCAGCATTGCAGACAATCTCTACAGCGATGGAGAGTTTGCGTTCAACCAGCGGAAGTTATCAGATGACTCCCGGTGGTGCTGCAGCTACATTAGCCGGGTTAAGCGGTGCTAATCCGCCTTATATTGATGCGACATTGGGTTGCGGTGCTCCACCTTGCGCAAAGTCTGGTTACAATTTCGGTGAATTAGTAGTAGCTGCCAATAATCAGGAATTTATGGCATCTTGCGTTCCTGTGGCTGCTAATGTAACCGGCGTTGCATCTTATTGTGTTCAGGGAGATGGAGTTATCAGAGTTGATCCTAATGGCGGCGCTATTGCTACTGCCGCTGTTTGTGCAGCGTTGAATCCTACACAATAATAATTCTTTAAAGTTGTTGTTTTGCAAAAAAGGCGTCCCGAGTTTCGGGGCGCCTTTTTTGTCTTTAATTTTTTATAACCAATTATAATGTAAGAATATATAGATAAAGAATTATAAGGAAATTTTTAAATTTCTCTTGCTTTAAATCGGTTTTATGCTAAAATTTATTTAACTTAATAATTTTTCTTAAAAAAATAATGAAGATAAATAATAGAGCGCGAAGTTTTGTTTTAATAATGATAGCAATTGCAGTTTGTGCTCTTTTTTTAAGGATTGCTGTTGAGAAAATAATCCAGATTTCAACTATCCAAAATGAATCAAACGCTTCTCTTACCCTCAAGTTAATTTCAACCGCCTTAGAGAATTACGCAAAAGATAAACAAGGCGCTTATCCTTCAAACTTTTCTGCTTTAATCAAAACAAATCCTGCATATCTTGATAAAGATTATGTTTCTCTTTCTCCGATAAAGGGTTATTATTATGCTTGTCCGAGGCTTGAGGCTTCCGGGTATAATTGTTATGCAACTCCAGTTAAATGTAATTTAACAGGAGGGGTAATCTATGCTGTTTCTACTGGCGGGTTACTAACTAATGAAAGATGCAGCAGAAAGGAATAATCATATGAAAAAGAGCGGTTTTACTTTAGTAGAAATTATGGTGGTGGTCGGTATCTTAGTAGTTTTAATGGGTATTGCTACGGTTAATATTATGAGGAGTAGGACAGTAGCTACTGAAGGCATTGCTTTAGCCAATCTTAAAACCTTAAGCAATGCTTGTCAGTCGTATCATCTTGATACAGGGGTATACCCTGCAGATCTATCAGTTTTGGCCAATGCTAATCCAGCTTATATTGATTCTTCTTGGGCTAATTCGGGAGTAAAACAGAAATATACATTTGTATATACAAAAGTAACAGATGACAGCTTTACAATTAATGCTAATCCTGTTTCTAATGTTTTAAGAGGAAGATACTTCTATACAGATCAGGATAGCACTATTTGGGCCAAAGCAGACGGCCCAGCCAGCCCCAATAATGATGCGCCGGTTCAATAAGAAAGGCTTATCTTTGATGGAGGTGATGGTAGCGGCTTTATTGCTTAGTTTTACTCTTGTTTCTATTTTGGTATTATTTATTAATTCTTTATTAATGAATCAGTCAAACCGCAATCTTACAACTGCAGTTGCTCATGGCCAATTGGTGATGGAGCGGATAAGAGATACGAGTTTTTCTTCAGTTGCAGGAAGAATTAATAATGCTACGTGGAATTATAATACCGGGGATATTCAAGCTAATCTAAATTCTGCCCCCTTAGTGAATGAAACAGTTGTTGCTGCAATGCCAAACGGCATAGGCGATCCTTTAGATGTAACTGTTACAGTAAGTTGGGACAACCAAACAACTAGTCCTTTGATGCGAAGACGAAGTATAGTCCTTAGAACGCAGTTGACGGAATATTGATGAAGGGATTTACGCTTTTAGAAGCTTTGATTTCTGTTCTTATATTTAGTTTTTTAATTGTTGGTATTTATGCAACTTTGACTGTTGGGGAAAAGACATTTAATGAAGGAAATGTCTTGTTAATGTTACAACAGAATACCAGAAGGGCTATGGATACAATGGTTAAAGAATTAAGAGAAGCTTTGAATCCGACTCTAGCAGGAAGCATTGTTATCACTCCCACTGGTAACCAGATTACCTTTAGCACTATTGGAAGAGCCGGTATTTCTTACTATGTTTTAAATAACCAGCTTGTACGTGAATTCCCAGCCGGTACGATTAGAGTTGTTGGAAACAATGTTGCCAATTTACTATTTATCCAAAATAGCCATATTTTAACCATAGGTTTAACGGAGAGTCTTGTATATAGAGGAGGAAGAACTTTGCAATTTCCGTTAAGAGAAGAAATTAATTTAAGGAATCCTTAAAAATGAGGTCGATAATGATTAAAATGAATAAGAAGGGAATCGCTTTAATTATTTCTTTTTTTGTAATTCTTGTTTTGTCAATTATTGGTTCAGTTGCTATTTCCCGTAGTATTTCAGAAGGCAGGGTTGCCAGCAAACATTTGGAATCAGCCCAAGCTTTTTGGTTAGCAGAGGCAGCGATGACTCAAGGGGTGCGGCAGTTAGCTTTAAATTATAATTTTAATGGCGCAAGCGCAAGAACTCGTATGGTTGCCAATAATGATATTGCAGGTGGTTATTTTTTTGAGATTGCTCCGGATGTTACAGTGCCGACAGACCGTGTAATTACTGCTCATGGGATAATACCTTTTGTAGCAGCTGGGACACCCAGAACAGAACGTATTATCCAGGTTACTGCCAGAAGGAGTATACCGGCAGATTTCTATGACAATGCAATTTATTCAGCAGGAGACATTACTCTTAACGGCAACGCATATAATATTAATGGTAATGTCCGGTACGCTGGCAGCATTACCAGCCCAAGTAATATAACAGGGACACATACGCAAGACCCGGCTATCAGCCCTTTAGCGATGTTGGACTTCCAGCAATTATTAACAATCAGCCAGTCACAAAATAATGTCTATGCATATGTTGGAAATAAATTAAAAAATACGGTTTCCGGAAGCCAGAATCTTCCTACTTCTTTTTGGTTTTCTCCGGGCGTGCCTAATGTCGTTTATATCATGGGAGATTTATCAATTAATCCAAGCGGAGGCACTGTGGGCGGGTTTATTGTCGTAGCAGGGGATGTAATTAATGATCTTACCGCCACGCAAGATACTACTTTAAATGGCAATGGAACTGTAGATGGATGTATCTATACACGTGGGGAATTCCGGGTTAACGGTGGTGGTGGGGGTAATTTAAATGTTAATGGTGGTGTATGGGCAGGTGAATTAGGAGCAAGGGTAAATGGAAGTGTAAATATCGGCTATAATCAAACATATATGGATGCATTGGCAGGATTAAATATTAATCCCGGTGTGCAGGTTATTTCTTGGAGAGATTTGCAGAATCCTTAAAATTTAATAATGGCAAAACCAGAAGTAAAACCAAAATTCACTAAAGAAAGATTTTCTGTAGGGCTTGATATCGGTTCGCAGAGCATAAAAGCGGTCAAGTTAAGGTTTACAAAAGATGCGGTTGAATTTTGTGCTTTTGAAATAGATTCCGCTCAACTTGACTTGGCTAGTTTATTAAAGAAGGTGAAGCAATCCTTCGGGATTGACCTTGTAAATATTTCTGTTTCAGGGCCTGCAACCGTTATTAGGTATGTCAATTTCCCGAAGATGAACAAAGATGAATTGAAGCAAGCCTTAAAATTTGAAGCACAGAAGCATATCCCGTTTTCAATCTCGGAAATTAATCTGGACGGAGTCATCTTAAAAGATGATTTGCCTGATGGGAAAATGCTTGTTTTGCTTGCCGCGGTAAAAAAAGATATAGTAAGCCAGCGGCTTAAGCTACTAGAGGAAGCCTCCTTAAGGCCAAATTTAATTGATATTGATTCTGTAGCACTTATAAACGCTTTTAATTTTAATTACGACGCCGAAGAAAGTTTGAAAAATAAGGTTGTGGCACTTCTTAATATTGGCGCTGCTACCAGCAATCTGAATATTGTTGAAAATGGTATGCCGCGTTTAAGCCGGGATATCCATATTGCAGGCTCTAACCTTACAAAAAAGATTATGGACACTTTGGGATTAGAATTTAATAATGCTGAAGAATTAAAGCTTAATCCTGATAAAGTTCAGGCAATCGCCAAATCTCCAGCTCAAGTGCAGGCATCCTCAACATCCTTGCCTGCTAAACAACCCGATAAGATTAATGCCATTGTTGATTCCGTATTAGTAAGTTTGGCTGCGGAGATCAGGACATCATTTGATTATTATGAAAGCCAGAGTACTTCGGCAGTAAGCAAAATTTT
It contains:
- the amrS gene encoding AmmeMemoRadiSam system radical SAM enzyme — its product is MKNLKNFLSLLIFLSLVSVCIFLPKIFKTSCIEANENLKEASFYKKLDKGVVQCQLCPRTCVIPDGKRGFCGTRENHKGVLYTLVYAKPVTITFDDPIEKKPFFHFLPATKTFSIATAGCNLKCKFCQNWEISQKLPEEVEYFYIEPENLVKKLIESGRPSIAYTYSEPTIFFEYMLETAKLAKQHGIKNVMHSNGFINEAPLRELAKYLDAADIDLKGFTDDYYKSICEGRLDPVLRSLKILKDEGVHIEITNLILPGYNDNEDEIRKMCLWIKENLGEDTPLHFSRFFPTYKLIALNPTPAQTLENAHRIALGCGLKYVYIGNLPGNPAENTFCPKCKKIIIERKGYFVAQNNIIDGKCKFCKEEIKGVWN
- a CDS encoding prepilin-type N-terminal cleavage/methylation domain-containing protein, translated to MKDAAERNNHMKKSGFTLVEIMVVVGILVVLMGIATVNIMRSRTVATEGIALANLKTLSNACQSYHLDTGVYPADLSVLANANPAYIDSSWANSGVKQKYTFVYTKVTDDSFTINANPVSNVLRGRYFYTDQDSTIWAKADGPASPNNDAPVQ
- the amrB gene encoding AmmeMemoRadiSam system protein B encodes the protein MFGISKKLLICSFLFCALCLVSCACFAQVCKEPNVAGAFYPDNKEQLSKLIGIFLNNANPEKIDAEVLAIICPHAGYGFSGQTAAFGYKLIKDKPYKTVVILGTSHQYGFSGVSIYKEGKFRTPLGDVEVDNEFTKKLLDKEEEVSYLPQAFDKEHSVEVQIPFLQKTLSDFKIVPVVIGDCSFSTIQRFAGLLKGAIGERNDCLIVVSSDMYHGYDFEQAQVVDNLTLTFLVNMDAQGLYDGLRENKLQLCGGFGAVAALLLSKDLGFDNLTVLKYTNSAIVTDKRVKGNWTVGYTSCVISKPKEAIIQKKGEQAMLNKEQRKKLLEIARESIETYLKTNKKLELTQTDPILLKDFGAFVTLHEKGELRGCIGNLVGTQPLYLTIRDMAVESATGDPRFPSVELPELKDIEIEISVLSPMEKIDSAEKIQLGVHGVLVKKGFRSGVFLPQVATETGWSKEEFLSNLCSQKAGLSPDAWKDKSCEIYIFTAEVFSEKEK
- a CDS encoding RsmE family RNA methyltransferase codes for the protein MNRFFSSIKNISHDKILINDGEQVHHIKDVLRMKEKEKIAVFDENGNEYLSEISEITENGISANILQRKSSKLNKNEIKLTVACAIPKKSKIDDIIDKLTQLRVERIIPLETERVIIKIDKSKSQMRHKRWEKIALSAAKQSQRTSIPVVDPVTTFDGLLKISANFEVKLIPNLCSECKTLKEAVKCAQGKSVLVLIGPEGDFSKEEVKKAKSFGFIPVSLGGSVLRVETAAVAAASFIKLYEDN
- the pilM gene encoding type IV pilus assembly protein PilM — its product is MAKPEVKPKFTKERFSVGLDIGSQSIKAVKLRFTKDAVEFCAFEIDSAQLDLASLLKKVKQSFGIDLVNISVSGPATVIRYVNFPKMNKDELKQALKFEAQKHIPFSISEINLDGVILKDDLPDGKMLVLLAAVKKDIVSQRLKLLEEASLRPNLIDIDSVALINAFNFNYDAEESLKNKVVALLNIGAATSNLNIVENGMPRLSRDIHIAGSNLTKKIMDTLGLEFNNAEELKLNPDKVQAIAKSPAQVQASSTSLPAKQPDKINAIVDSVLVSLAAEIRTSFDYYESQSTSAVSKIFISGGGSKMSGLREALSAFLGIEVEIWDPLKQMVLPQNLDAQKLKEISSQLPVAIGLALRA
- a CDS encoding sulfite exporter TauE/SafE family protein, which codes for MLNIVISLFISGILFGSGPCLISCGPVLLSYIVGTNKNIVRSFRTYFLFSLARAFIYCLFGIIAYFLGNFTPAYLFSGFTKYIVILGVGFIVLIGVLMIVGVESHIFSAFLCKHILERDTKSIVILGLIAGILPCAPLLAVLSYIGLVSKSWYFAFVYSLSFGLGTTLSLLLPLSMGAGLIPRFKVQEKKVYSRILSILCGSILIFFAIQLLRRIL
- a CDS encoding MiaB/RimO family radical SAM methylthiotransferase, giving the protein MKTIKLYTLGCKVNQYDTQSIRERFLSRGFKELKEGLPADYCLINTCTVTSIADRKSKERILRCIRENPKAKLIVTGCLVENNPHALAKIKGIRLIVGKNFFSEGISDFARHTRAFLKIQDGCNNFCSYCKVPLVRGASRSRKLDGIVREAQALAEKGFKEIVLTGICLGAYGKDLRPKLNLVQVIEALEKIEGIIRIRLSSIEATDVTDELIKKMAESKKLCRHLHIPMQSGDDGILKKMNRKYIHRDYVKLIKKIKTAVPQIGITTDILVGFPGESKTAFENSIKLIKEVTPLRTHVFPYSSREGTRAVCLENKLNRKELEERLKEIREVARVCAERFRKSFIGKRMKVLIEARAKDNPEYWEGYSDNYLKVVVKSKLNLKNKLVKAKIGKLGDTS
- a CDS encoding prepilin-type N-terminal cleavage/methylation domain-containing protein; translation: MKGFTLLEALISVLIFSFLIVGIYATLTVGEKTFNEGNVLLMLQQNTRRAMDTMVKELREALNPTLAGSIVITPTGNQITFSTIGRAGISYYVLNNQLVREFPAGTIRVVGNNVANLLFIQNSHILTIGLTESLVYRGGRTLQFPLREEINLRNP
- a CDS encoding prepilin-type N-terminal cleavage/methylation domain-containing protein, whose product is MKNRKGFTLVEIMIVVAIIALLAAIAIPNLLRARVNANQAAAQAALQTISTAMESLRSTSGSYQMTPGGAAATLAGLSGANPPYIDATLGCGAPPCAKSGYNFGELVVAANNQEFMASCVPVAANVTGVASYCVQGDGVIRVDPNGGAIATAAVCAALNPTQ